AAAAGAGAATTGCAAGCGTCATTGTACTCTTTTCGCTCAATTATTATTATGTCGTCGGGAACAACTCAAAAGAGAATTGCAAGGTGTTAGTAGTTCTCTCATGGTTTTCAGTGTGTTTACAGCGAACAACTCAAAAGAGAATTGCAAGATCCGAACTGTGCCAGTTCACATTCCATCATTTTTATAGAGGAACAACTCAAAAGAGAATTGCAAGTCTGCTGGATTGCGGGGACATGCGGCGCGAGCTCCCTCAGCATCTTGAACAACTCAAAAGAGAATTGCAAGTCCGTTCGTCCTCAGAGCGAACAGCTTCCTTGCGTACGCGAACAACTCAAAAGAGAATTGCAAGTGGACTGACTTCGATTACAAGCAGCACTACGACAATCTCGAGAACAACTCAAAAGAGAATTGCAAGGTTCTAGCTGCTGACCCCGACAGCCTCGTCGCTGAGCTTAACCGTGAACAACTCAAAAGAGAATTGCAAGCTGTATGTTTGCCGCAACATATCGCTATCACCTTGGGCGAACAACTCAAAAGAGAATTGCAAGAGGCATCATCGGCGCGTCAAGGATCACTCCAGCACAGCTCTCCGAGAACAACTCAAAAGAGAATTGCAAGACACCTCCACGCGGTCCGGTGCAGCCTCCACTTCCCTTTACAATGAACAACTCAAAAGAGAATTGCAAGGGCCGCGTAGACCATGTAGCCTACTGCTAGCGCTACGGCTGGGTACGAACAACTCAAAAGAGAATTGCAAGGTTTTTACTCTGCCAGGTGTTAACCTCGAATTCAACTCTCATCTTGAACAACTCAAAAGAGAATTGCAAGTTATCGCAGCTTGTTTCCTCTTCTTCCGTTTCCTCCTCCGCTTGAACAACTCAAAAGAGAATTGCAAGGCGGTCGCAACCCCATGCGCGTCGTAGTGGGCTATAATGAGGTCCTGGACAGCGAACAACTCAAAAGAGAATTGCAAGTTTAAATCCGGTTTTCTTTCAATTCCACTTCTGGGTTAAAAAAGAACAACTCAAAAGAGAATTGCAAGTATACTTGTTATATCTCACCCTGATGTCTAGCATTCTTCCACCTCGGAACAACTCAAAAGAGAATTGCAAGCTGGGGACCTGTGTCTGGAAACCTCGCTATTATCGCCCCGCCAAGAACAACTCAAAAGAGAATTGCAAGACACCATTTGCAACAATGAGGATGGTGGTTACTAGCGATAGGGATGAACAACTCAAAAGAGAATTGCAAGTTGATTATTGCCATGACTGTGAAGGCTAGCTGGCCAACGGCATGGAACAACTCAAAAGAGAATTGCAAGCGCAGGCTCAGGCGTGGCACGGCATAGAAAACACTTATACTAGGAACAACTCAAAAGAGAATTGCAAGTAGAACAATATATACGGCTCCGTGCCGTCCTTTGGCACCCTCAGCTGAACAACTCAAAAGAGAATTGCAAGACGAACGCTTTGTTGACAGAGACCGGTGGGGAGACTGCGGCAACGAGAATAACTTAAAAGAGAATTGCAAGCTACATGTCTTACACTCGTAAGACAGCACGTAATACATGTGAATAACTCAAAAGAGAATTGTAATGTCTCAAGGCTTGTTGCGGTTTTGGCTAGAATGGTAGTCAAGGATAGATCTTGTGCTGCCAGAAGTCCTCCTTATCCCTGGCTTCTTCTGGTTCCTCGAGGGCTAGGTGGAGTAGTTCGTTGGGGTGCCCGGCTATGAGGCGGTTGAGCGTCTACATCCTTACCTGTAGGGTGAGCGGCGAGGGAACTGTGTGGTGGCGCTGTACCGTGTGGGGGAGCTTCCGGGGGATGTGTCTTGGAACTCGCGTATTATGATCGTATCTTCTCTGTGTTGTTGCAGAATGGCTTCTAGGTTGTTCGATGGCCTACAGCAGCTGGTGCGCCTACTACGCCTATGTAGCCTCCCCTCACCGCGTAGCTAGCCATGACGGCGGCGTGGTCCGCGTAGTAGGGGAGCCTGGCCCGGTACTCCCGCGGCAATGGTAGCTCCTCGGCGGTCTTCCGGTCGGTGCGCAGGTAGATCTTCGTGTTCGCAAGAGTGGCTATGAGCGGGGAGAGGTCTGACTCTCGGTGGGTGGAGAACACTATCGCTATCCCCCTGCTTCTGCCGAGCCGTGCAAGCCTCTCAACTGCAGCGGAGAGCATTCGCTCGTACTCCCCGCCTCCCCTCGGGAAGAACAGGTGAGCCTCGTCGACCACGAGTAGGGCGCGGTGCCCAGCGGTCCTCTCCGCGTATGCCAGCATCGTCCTCAGGAACTGGTAGCCAAGCAGCACCCTTACAGCAGTGGGGCTGGCGGCTCCGCCTCCAACTGCTTCGCCAGCGTAGGCCAAGTCTAATACTATGGCGCGCACACGGCGCCGCCCCGCTGCCTCGACGAGCTCGCCGTAGGATAGGCTCGGCGCCTCCCCACCACCGACACGGATGACACCCATGGACTTTAGTATACGGAGCCTCGAAGCGAGGTGGGCCAGCGTCTGCCTGTGCACGCCGAGATCCTTCTCCGCATTAGCCGGGTTCTCCAGGCGCTTCAAAAGATCCTCTATTGTTCTCGCCTTCAGATTCCTAGCTATGTAGGGTAGGGCCTCGCGGGCACGCTCGGTCATGTATGGGTCTATCTGGGCTATCTCCTCGACGCTCCGCAGCACCAGGAGCCTCGGCGCGATGTAGAGGGTCGCCTTGGCCGTCTCACCCTCACATGTCACCTTCACGTCTACCGCATACACGGTATCCTCCCCGTCGAGCCTCGCCCTTGAGGCCTCAGCGCTGCAGCCATGACGGCTATACATCGTGGCCACGGCTTCGCGTAGTCTTTCAGCGTAGTGCTCGGCCGCCCTGTCGGGGCTACAGCGTCCATTGCTGCTGGTGCAAGGTATGGCTACGAGGGAGGCTACATAGCGGCCGAACACGGGGCTACCGGGCTTTGCATCGATGCCGTAGACTTCTAGCACCCTAGCCGTATCAGCATCCACGAGTCCAGCGGGTATGTAGCCGGGAAGCCCGGCCGAGACGTAGTCGCCACCGGCATCCAGCACGGCCGCCACCAACTCCCCGTCCATGTTGAGGGCAGCATACATAATGTTCTTGACGAGGCTCGTCTTGCCACTCCCCGTGGTCCCCGTTACCAGCACGTGCTTAACCAAGACACTCCACGTCAGCCTAACAGGTATAGCCCTGCCGCCAGCCACGTAAACCCGATCCATCACAGCGAGAGCGCCAACTGGTACGCCCTCGCTGTGGGCGAGCAGCGCAGCCAACACGTCGGGATGAGGGATAACCACGGGGGAGCCAGGGTCCGGCGGCGCCACGGCCGCTACGGGCTGTAGCTTCTCGAGCACGGCGGCTGCCTCGCCGGGATCCCCGGCCTTTACTAGCCGGGCCCTGGCCTCCTCGTCTAGGTGCACGGCTAGCATGGGCTCGAGGTGGAGCTTTAGCGGCGACACGTTGGAGAGAACGACCATGCTGTGCGGCTTCTCCAGCGGCACAAAGGTTGTTGGCGCCCGCTGGGCTTCGAGCAGCGGCTGCCTCTCCACCGCCACGAGCTGTGCTACTATCAGGTTGAATGTTTTCGGGTCGATTACAAGGTAGTAGTAGCCCGTGGAGAGTATCTCTGGAATCTCGTGGGCTAGCCGAACCCACGCCTCCGGCGGCATATCAACGGTTATCCCCGCCTGGCCCTGCTGCACAGAGACACGGGCAACCACCATGCCGCCCTGCAGGCCTAGAGGCGATGCTGCGGCGAGCTTGGCTGCTATCCTCTCCGCCTCCTCCACCCTGCCACGGTAGCTCTGGTGTAGCTCCCTCTGCCTCTCAATGTAGACGTCCAGGAGACTGGGATCGGGCAGAACCCTACACCCCCACAGGCTCCCACGTGGAGACCAGGGTGTCGTAGGTAAACGCTACAACTGTTGAGAGGTGTTTTAGCCAGACGCTAGCCTGGAGCCTTGCCACGCGGCGGGAAGCCTCATCTGCTAGCTGCAGCGATGCTGGCAATGGTATGCTGGCTGTTGGCAGGGTGTGGTTGCCCACGAGCCACTTTATGAGGGAGAGGTCGTGCTCAAGTATAGCGTCTAGATGCCTGGTGTCAATAGTGTACTCGCCGGTTCCGCTGACCGTTACAAGCTCATTGTAGTCGGGTAGCTCTACGCGGTAAATGAGCCTCGGCATCCCCGGCAAGCTGATGTAGACGTAGTAGATCCTCTTAACGGCCACACCTAGCTCGGTGAGCAGCTTGTAGATATCAGCTATGCTCCTGCCATCCCTTACAACCCCCCGGCGGTGGAGGCTCAAGCTTAACTGGCCATTCACGGAGAGTAGCTCGTCGAGGGAGCTTGGTAACAGCCTCCAGCTGTAGCACGACAGCTACAGGGCCTATGACGGCCAACGCCGTAGGGGCCTCGTAGTGCACGAGATGCCTCAGCCTCGACAAGCTCTACATCCGGCGTATAGGTTATATCTCTTACAACCTTCTCGAGCGCCGCTACGAGCAGCTTACTATTCTCAACACGCTTAACAATAGCTACAACCTCCGCACCCCTCGCCCTGGCGATACCTACTATTTTCACGCGGTCAGCGGTGTTTACGAGGTAGCTTAGCGTGTAGAGGAGCTTCACAGCATTGCTAATAGTGAATGTGCCCTTCAAGCTCCTAGCCGTGGTATGCAGAGTTTTCAGCAGCCCAGGCGTCATAAAGAGAGGACCGTCCACAAGTACCAGGGTGTCATTGGTGGCGCGCTCAGCAATCCAGCCGAGGAGCCGGTTCTCAAGATACTCCCGGTTCTCGTCAAGCATTTTGTTCGGGTCGTAGCCGCTCCCATAACCCAGGTTCGAGAGCAAGCTGCAGGAGGCTCCGCAGAGGCTCGCGGGAAGCGCCTCGGCCAGCCAGGCTGGATCCACCAGCGGCTCCGATGCCAGCCAGCCTGGCAGGCTCCAGCCATCATCGAGGCTGGCTGCAAGGCTTGCCGCCGGCGCCTCTGCTGGGACGTATGGGTAGAGCGTCGAGTCCGGGTAGGTGCCAGCGGTGAAGGCCCCATCATAGTAGGCTACAGCGCCAGCATAAACGCCTAGGCGGAGCGTATAGGCTTCAAGCACGCGGCTACCAGCGTCGACAGCGTATACACGTCCCGGATGCTCCGGCTCAACACGGGCAAGACTATGCACCATCACAGGCCACAGCTTGTCGCCGCTACGGATAGGCGCCATGGAATCGAGTATGCCGCCCACGCGCTGCTCCTCCGAGGCCTCAGCCTCGCCTAGCTGCGAGCCTGGAGGCCCCCGCGAGAGGGGCCGAGGCGGCTCCCTAGCCAGGCTAGCAGCCAGCCTTCCAGCCGCCTCGGCGATATCCCATATGGTTACCCGGCCAGGTGGGGGCAAGACAGCTGCCCCTGAACAGCCACTCCAAAGAGTGGAGTTGAGGTAATACTAAAAACATTCCCACTACACGGCCACTGGGAACGAAACATGCACACTATCCCACGGCAAACATTACACTATCAGCTGCGCCATCTCCCTGGGCGGCAGGCAGTAGATCCCAAGCTATACCACATGCACGCAGTAGCATTGAGCGGTGAGCAGTAGATTAGTGTCACAGCTAGCCAGCGGGATCGGCAATGATAGCTCCAGCCATAGAGCGTAGCCTGCCCGCTCAATCTGGGCGTAAATCGCTGCTTCGATCCGGGGCTTCGACCTCCTAGGACTCGAAGATGGCGCGCTAGCGCTTCAGAGCTCGCCGCGTGGAGGCTGGTGAATCGTGTACTATCCCTCTGGTATCCTCCTGGCATAGACTGTCACAAGCTATGGGGATCGCCGATCTTCGTGGCTGGGAGCTGTGGGCTGGCGTGTCTGGTGGACGGCTGGCCAGAAACCAGCGGTATGTTGTGACGGGCTTCCAGCGTTATGGGGCTGTTGAGGTGCACGAGGGTGGGGTCCCGTGGTGCTAGCATGCTATTATGCCGCGTGGTGTTGGCTTGTACTTGCCCCGGGCGCCCTGGCTGTCTAGCCTCTGGACAAGCCCCTTCTC
This DNA window, taken from Hyperthermus butylicus DSM 5456, encodes the following:
- a CDS encoding ATP-binding protein, with amino-acid sequence MEEAERIAAKLAAASPLGLQGGMVVARVSVQQGQAGITVDMPPEAWVRLAHEIPEILSTGYYYLVIDPKTFNLIVAQLVAVERQPLLEAQRAPTTFVPLEKPHSMVVLSNVSPLKLHLEPMLAVHLDEEARARLVKAGDPGEAAAVLEKLQPVAAVAPPDPGSPVVIPHPDVLAALLAHSEGVPVGALAVMDRVYVAGGRAIPVRLTWSVLVKHVLVTGTTGSGKTSLVKNIMYAALNMDGELVAAVLDAGGDYVSAGLPGYIPAGLVDADTARVLEVYGIDAKPGSPVFGRYVASLVAIPCTSSNGRCSPDRAAEHYAERLREAVATMYSRHGCSAEASRARLDGEDTVYAVDVKVTCEGETAKATLYIAPRLLVLRSVEEIAQIDPYMTERAREALPYIARNLKARTIEDLLKRLENPANAEKDLGVHRQTLAHLASRLRILKSMGVIRVGGGEAPSLSYGELVEAAGRRRVRAIVLDLAYAGEAVGGGAASPTAVRVLLGYQFLRTMLAYAERTAGHRALLVVDEAHLFFPRGGGEYERMLSAAVERLARLGRSRGIAIVFSTHRESDLSPLIATLANTKIYLRTDRKTAEELPLPREYRARLPYYADHAAVMASYAVRGGYIGVVGAPAAVGHRTT
- a CDS encoding DNA double-strand break repair nuclease NurA is translated as MPPPGRVTIWDIAEAAGRLAASLAREPPRPLSRGPPGSQLGEAEASEEQRVGGILDSMAPIRSGDKLWPVMVHSLARVEPEHPGRVYAVDAGSRVLEAYTLRLGVYAGAVAYYDGAFTAGTYPDSTLYPYVPAEAPAASLAASLDDGWSLPGWLASEPLVDPAWLAEALPASLCGASCSLLSNLGYGSGYDPNKMLDENREYLENRLLGWIAERATNDTLVLVDGPLFMTPGLLKTLHTTARSLKGTFTISNAVKLLYTLSYLVNTADRVKIVGIARARGAEVVAIVKRVENSKLLVAALEKVVRDITYTPDVELVEAEASRALRGPYGVGRHRPCSCRATAGGCYQAPSTSYSP